Proteins from a single region of Aerococcus viridans:
- the argF gene encoding ornithine carbamoyltransferase, giving the protein MNLQNKNFLKLLDYTSAEIDFLIDFALHLKKLKKRNIPHEYLKGQNIALLFEKSSTRTRAAFSVAVNDLGGHPEYLGSNDIQLGKKESVIDTAKVLGSMFDGIEYRGFDQDAVELLGAHAGVPVWNGLTDTWHPTQMIADFMTIKEIFGSLKGHHLVYLGDGRNNMANSLMIAGAKLGVDITIATSPQLQPEQAILEIAQDIAKATNTKITITNNPSQAVKTANIIYTDVWVSMGEEATFEDRIKQLMPFQVNKQLIDQVETANFIFLHCLPAFHDAETTYGQQVLAQYGYQEMEVTDEVFQADYAKQFLQAENRLHSIKAIMAATNGNLFWPNSNDKGGD; this is encoded by the coding sequence AAAAACTTTTTAAAATTACTGGATTATACGAGTGCAGAAATCGATTTCCTAATCGACTTCGCCTTGCATTTAAAAAAATTGAAAAAGCGCAACATTCCACATGAATATTTAAAAGGCCAAAATATTGCCTTATTATTTGAAAAATCTTCCACTCGAACCCGGGCAGCCTTCAGCGTAGCAGTCAACGATCTAGGTGGCCATCCTGAATATCTTGGGTCCAACGACATCCAACTCGGTAAGAAGGAATCTGTTATCGACACCGCAAAAGTCCTTGGCTCAATGTTTGACGGCATCGAATATCGTGGTTTTGACCAGGATGCAGTCGAATTATTAGGCGCCCACGCTGGTGTACCAGTTTGGAACGGCTTGACCGATACCTGGCATCCAACCCAAATGATTGCAGACTTTATGACCATTAAAGAGATTTTTGGTTCTTTAAAAGGTCACCACTTAGTCTATCTAGGTGACGGTCGTAACAATATGGCCAACTCTTTAATGATTGCAGGTGCCAAGTTGGGCGTTGACATTACCATTGCGACTAGCCCACAATTACAACCTGAACAAGCCATTCTTGAAATCGCTCAAGACATCGCCAAAGCAACAAATACCAAAATTACGATAACTAACAATCCAAGCCAAGCAGTGAAAACGGCTAACATTATTTACACAGATGTCTGGGTGTCAATGGGTGAGGAAGCGACCTTTGAAGACCGGATTAAGCAATTAATGCCATTCCAAGTCAACAAACAATTGATAGACCAAGTTGAGACAGCGAATTTCATTTTTCTCCATTGCCTACCTGCCTTCCATGACGCAGAAACCACTTACGGCCAGCAAGTTTTAGCCCAATACGGTTACCAAGAAATGGAAGTGACAGATGAAGTCTTCCAGGCCGATTACGCTAAACAATTCTTACAAGCAGAAAATCGCTTGCACTCAATTAAAGCTATCATGGCAGCTACAAACGGCAACTTATTTTGGCCAAACAGTAATGACAAAGGAGGCGATTAG
- the argC gene encoding N-acetyl-gamma-glutamyl-phosphate reductase — MIKVGIIGATGYTGEELIRLLVTRPDIKLTTLTSRKEVGTKVQDYYPHFNGLIDQDFVAYDPDQIFDQVEVLFLCLPHGISMEIAKAAQAHDVKVIDLGADFRLKDSQVYQEYYGIPQTEPDLLEQAVYGLPELYATDIQKADLIANPGCFVTCSLLALLPVINQDFIRTDSVIIDAKTGVSGAGRSAKVANLLTELGNNFYAYNPMAHRHIPEIEQTLNNVTKKPVTVQFTPHLLPTERGIHATIYLDLTDDITEGQVRQIYRDYYQDKYFIHILGQDQLPQIKAVRASNFAQIQVKVDQRTNRLVIFAVIDNLVKGAAGQAIQNMNLMFGLDQTTGLTQAPIFP, encoded by the coding sequence GTGATTAAAGTAGGAATTATCGGGGCAACTGGCTATACAGGTGAAGAATTAATCCGCTTGTTGGTGACCCGTCCAGATATTAAATTAACCACTTTAACTTCAAGGAAAGAAGTTGGGACCAAGGTCCAAGACTACTATCCGCATTTCAATGGCTTAATCGACCAAGATTTTGTGGCCTATGACCCTGACCAAATTTTCGACCAGGTAGAAGTCCTATTCTTATGTCTGCCGCACGGGATATCCATGGAAATCGCGAAAGCAGCCCAAGCGCATGACGTCAAGGTGATCGATTTGGGGGCGGACTTTAGACTTAAGGATAGCCAAGTCTACCAAGAATACTATGGTATTCCACAAACAGAACCTGATTTACTTGAACAAGCCGTTTACGGTTTGCCTGAGCTTTACGCAACCGACATTCAAAAAGCTGATTTGATCGCCAATCCTGGCTGTTTCGTGACATGTAGCTTGCTCGCACTATTGCCAGTAATTAACCAAGATTTCATTCGAACCGATTCAGTAATTATTGACGCCAAAACAGGTGTCTCTGGGGCAGGCCGGTCTGCCAAGGTAGCCAACCTGCTCACTGAGTTAGGCAATAACTTTTACGCCTACAATCCAATGGCCCACCGCCATATACCTGAAATCGAGCAGACTTTAAACAATGTCACAAAAAAACCAGTTACAGTACAATTCACTCCGCACTTGTTGCCAACAGAACGGGGCATTCATGCCACTATTTACTTGGACTTAACAGATGACATTACTGAAGGCCAAGTCCGTCAAATCTACAGAGATTACTACCAAGACAAATACTTTATTCACATTCTAGGCCAAGACCAATTGCCACAAATTAAAGCGGTTCGGGCCAGCAATTTTGCCCAAATCCAAGTCAAAGTCGATCAAAGAACCAACCGGTTAGTGATTTTTGCCGTCATAGACAACCTAGTAAAAGGTGCAGCTGGGCAAGCCATCCAAAATATGAATCTAATGTTTGGCCTAGACCAAACGACTGGGCTTACCCAAGCTCCAATCTTCCCTTAA
- the argJ gene encoding bifunctional glutamate N-acetyltransferase/amino-acid acetyltransferase ArgJ gives MSESQLATTTTTTTTTTNHSTSHQSSKAIPGGLCAIENVWVSGVHSGFKHRNKDLALIYFQKGATMAAVFTKNAIQSHHIKYDKKRLNEQATFKAIMINSGNANTFNGPTGDTDVQAMANSLAKKLAIKPDEVLICSTGVIGVPMDLTDFDDKVDLLSHNLTDGDSIQAAEAIMTTDTKIKQAAIAFEIEGQPVHLAAIAKGSGMIHPNMGTMLSYIVTDLDLGQATLQQLLKESVNQSFNKISVDGDTSPNDTVILASTNKVSVKPTKQNILIFQEKLTEICQMMAQEIVADGEGATKFVTVAVKGAAGQADAEAIAKQVATSSLVKTAVYGQDANWGRVLSAIGQSQPDYLDPAKVQISFISEKGEILTCKNGQGLVFDEDLAYEILSETEITIHIDLGLGNSKTTVWTCDMTEDYIKINADYRS, from the coding sequence ATGTCTGAAAGCCAATTAGCAACGACGACAACAACAACGACGACTACTACCAATCATTCAACAAGTCACCAATCTAGTAAAGCCATCCCCGGTGGTCTTTGTGCCATTGAAAATGTCTGGGTGTCTGGTGTCCACTCGGGTTTTAAACACCGCAACAAAGATTTAGCCCTGATTTATTTTCAAAAGGGGGCTACCATGGCGGCCGTCTTTACTAAAAATGCCATTCAATCTCACCATATTAAATATGATAAAAAACGCCTGAATGAACAGGCTACCTTTAAAGCCATTATGATTAATTCCGGAAATGCCAACACATTTAACGGGCCAACAGGTGACACAGACGTCCAAGCGATGGCCAATAGCCTCGCTAAAAAGCTAGCGATTAAACCCGATGAAGTGTTGATTTGCTCCACTGGGGTTATCGGTGTGCCAATGGATTTAACCGATTTTGACGACAAAGTAGACCTTTTAAGTCATAATCTAACCGACGGTGATTCGATTCAAGCAGCTGAAGCCATTATGACTACGGACACAAAAATTAAGCAAGCAGCTATTGCCTTTGAAATTGAAGGGCAGCCCGTTCACCTAGCGGCCATTGCCAAGGGGTCAGGCATGATCCATCCAAATATGGGGACTATGTTGTCTTATATCGTGACTGATTTAGACCTAGGCCAAGCAACCTTACAGCAATTACTGAAAGAGTCTGTTAACCAATCTTTCAATAAGATTTCAGTTGACGGGGACACTAGCCCCAACGATACCGTGATTTTAGCTTCTACCAACAAGGTTTCTGTAAAGCCAACTAAGCAAAATATATTGATTTTCCAAGAGAAATTGACGGAAATCTGTCAAATGATGGCCCAAGAGATTGTGGCCGACGGGGAAGGGGCAACGAAATTTGTCACTGTTGCTGTGAAAGGTGCTGCGGGTCAAGCAGACGCTGAAGCGATTGCCAAGCAAGTGGCGACATCGTCCCTTGTGAAAACAGCTGTTTACGGGCAAGACGCTAACTGGGGCCGGGTATTATCAGCCATTGGCCAATCCCAGCCAGACTACCTCGACCCAGCCAAGGTTCAAATCAGTTTCATTTCTGAAAAGGGAGAGATTTTAACCTGTAAGAACGGCCAAGGGCTAGTATTTGATGAGGATTTAGCCTATGAAATCCTATCTGAAACAGAAATTACCATCCATATCGATTTAGGCCTCGGCAATAGTAAGACCACCGTTTGGACCTGCGATATGACTGAAGATTACATCAAAATTAACGCCGACTACCGGAGTTAG
- a CDS encoding acetylornithine transaminase, translating into MTTQNLNTQELIALGQEVTMHTFNRQETVLVKGQGATIEDLNGKKYIDFISGIACNVLGHADQGFVEYISKQAGNLIHVSNLFWNENGIKLAETLSQVSNLDKTFFANSGTEANEAAIKLARKWGTETKEPDAFEIISMNQSFHGRTLASLTATGQEDMHTAFKPLPVGFKYVDFNDVNALKKAVNKNTCAILLEVIQGEGGVNAITPEFMSAINTLQKQENVLVIVDEIQTGIGRTGTMFAFQQTALSPDIITLAKGLGGGIPIGAVVAKDRVADHFQPGDHGTTFGGNPLATAAGNYILSAIDNQELLKNVKVISAYIKDQVQSWQSPIIEEVRGQGFLIGLKVTKPVAQVIAAAADQGLLVTSAKDNVIRLLPPLNVTKDVVDQALAKLKTALERE; encoded by the coding sequence ATGACGACACAAAATCTAAATACGCAAGAATTGATAGCATTAGGACAAGAAGTCACCATGCACACCTTCAACCGCCAGGAAACTGTCCTAGTCAAAGGTCAAGGTGCTACTATCGAAGACCTTAATGGGAAAAAGTACATCGATTTCATTTCTGGCATCGCCTGCAATGTATTAGGCCACGCCGACCAAGGATTCGTCGAATACATATCTAAACAGGCAGGCAATTTGATCCATGTGTCTAACCTTTTTTGGAATGAGAATGGGATCAAACTAGCCGAAACATTAAGCCAAGTTTCAAATCTTGACAAGACTTTCTTCGCCAATTCTGGTACAGAAGCCAATGAAGCGGCCATTAAACTGGCCCGTAAATGGGGGACTGAAACGAAGGAACCGGATGCTTTTGAAATTATTTCTATGAACCAATCCTTCCATGGTCGGACTTTGGCCAGTTTAACAGCTACCGGCCAAGAAGACATGCATACTGCTTTTAAACCACTGCCAGTCGGCTTTAAATATGTGGATTTTAATGACGTTAACGCTTTAAAAAAGGCTGTTAACAAGAATACTTGCGCCATTTTGCTTGAGGTCATCCAAGGAGAGGGTGGGGTCAATGCCATTACGCCTGAATTCATGTCTGCTATCAACACACTGCAAAAACAAGAAAATGTCCTCGTGATTGTAGATGAGATACAAACAGGAATTGGCCGTACTGGAACTATGTTCGCCTTTCAACAAACCGCCTTAAGTCCAGATATCATCACCCTAGCTAAAGGGTTAGGTGGGGGCATACCAATCGGTGCTGTAGTAGCAAAGGACCGGGTGGCCGACCACTTTCAACCAGGAGACCACGGCACTACCTTTGGTGGTAATCCATTAGCTACAGCAGCGGGCAATTATATCTTGTCAGCCATTGACAACCAAGAACTATTGAAAAATGTGAAGGTGATATCTGCTTATATCAAGGATCAAGTGCAATCCTGGCAGTCACCTATAATTGAAGAAGTTCGTGGTCAAGGGTTTTTGATTGGGTTGAAAGTCACTAAGCCAGTAGCCCAAGTGATTGCGGCAGCAGCAGACCAAGGTTTACTAGTGACTTCAGCTAAGGACAACGTCATCCGTTTA